One region of Exiguobacterium acetylicum genomic DNA includes:
- a CDS encoding serine hydrolase domain-containing protein: MYKKLIALPELTHLEGAVSIHQQGEQIFSHADGFAHRGYRASNTETTRFGIASGAKLFTAIAILRLVEAGKVALDEHVAPILPDIEIDLDGVTIHHLLTHTSGIGDYFDEATMTDFEEVFQDFPMYRLRRPIDFLPLFQDQKRQFTAGECFHYNNAGYILLGLVIEQLTKQPFADYVTNELFARAQMTQSGYFRLDSLPADTATGHIENEDGTWRTNHYTLPIIGGPDGGAFLTASDMERFWRSLLTHQLLSESMTAQLFHPHVKVNDVASYGYGVWLKRLDASHEKWHIMGYDPGVSFHSAYYPQSETIVTVLSNTSDGAYALVQAIEQLLLEKGIHT, encoded by the coding sequence GTGTACAAGAAACTCATTGCTTTACCGGAGCTTACGCATCTCGAAGGGGCGGTCTCCATCCACCAGCAAGGTGAACAAATCTTTAGCCATGCTGACGGATTCGCACATCGGGGCTACCGCGCATCGAATACAGAAACGACACGATTCGGCATTGCCTCTGGTGCAAAACTCTTCACGGCAATCGCCATCTTACGGTTAGTCGAGGCAGGAAAGGTTGCACTCGACGAACACGTCGCGCCGATTCTACCGGACATAGAAATCGATCTAGACGGTGTGACCATACATCATCTGTTAACCCATACATCAGGCATCGGTGATTATTTTGACGAAGCGACGATGACCGATTTCGAGGAGGTTTTTCAAGATTTCCCGATGTATCGTTTGCGTCGTCCCATCGATTTTTTACCGTTGTTTCAGGATCAAAAAAGACAGTTCACTGCGGGCGAATGTTTTCATTACAACAATGCGGGATACATCCTGCTCGGTCTCGTGATCGAACAATTGACGAAACAACCCTTCGCGGATTACGTGACGAACGAATTATTCGCTCGTGCGCAAATGACACAGTCTGGTTACTTCCGACTCGACTCCCTACCGGCAGATACAGCCACCGGTCATATCGAGAATGAAGACGGAACGTGGCGAACGAATCACTATACGTTACCGATCATTGGCGGACCTGATGGCGGCGCCTTCCTCACAGCATCAGACATGGAACGTTTTTGGCGAAGTCTTCTGACGCATCAGTTGCTGTCTGAATCGATGACTGCGCAACTGTTTCATCCCCACGTCAAAGTCAACGATGTTGCGTCTTATGGTTACGGCGTCTGGCTGAAACGACTCGATGCCTCGCACGAGAAGTGGCACATCATGGGCTATGATCCGGGTGTCAGCTTTCATTCCGCCTATTATCCACAATCGGAAACGATCGTCACCGTCTTATCGAATACGTCTGACGGAGCCTACGCGCTCGTTCAGGCTATCGAACAACTTTTACTTGAGAAAGGAATCCATACATGA
- a CDS encoding nucleoside 2-deoxyribosyltransferase domain-containing protein, giving the protein MNLYIASRFDHTLTVRWLRDELRLRGHDVTYDWTMNDRAEDPESLRKIGLAEFEAVQQADAFVLVLPAGKSSHVELGIALATNRPIYLCMPDATYFTGPLASTFYHIGRTTSCFGTKEDWLAQILADRLPEEQLTS; this is encoded by the coding sequence ATGAACCTTTATATCGCTTCTCGCTTTGATCACACGTTGACCGTCCGCTGGCTCCGAGATGAACTCCGCTTGCGTGGACACGATGTAACATATGACTGGACGATGAATGATCGGGCAGAGGATCCCGAATCATTACGAAAGATTGGTCTTGCTGAATTCGAAGCCGTGCAACAAGCGGACGCCTTCGTCCTCGTGTTACCAGCAGGAAAAAGTAGTCACGTCGAACTCGGGATTGCGCTCGCGACGAATCGCCCGATTTACTTATGCATGCCGGATGCGACCTACTTCACCGGACCATTGGCCAGTACGTTTTATCATATCGGACGGACGACCTCTTGCTTCGGAACGAAAGAAGATTGGCTCGCGCAGATTCTCGCTGATCGCTTACCGGAAGAACAACTGACATCATGA
- a CDS encoding AAA family ATPase: MRTVLLTIGPTHAGKTTFARQLAQRLPASLVIDQDLQARFLLEHYSDLVPTEGPNQIKHDLTGWLIDQAITSSVETIILCNANTTRIGRKQLLDPFSRSTFRSILVWFDLPEATFLNRLTHSKRDGREIRGDSSYYDIYQRQRIEPPVTGEADQIVRLRSTEDVDTFLDHVTNPTLDALFDAVSTD; this comes from the coding sequence ATGAGGACCGTCCTGTTGACGATTGGACCGACCCATGCCGGGAAAACGACCTTCGCACGTCAGCTTGCTCAACGTCTACCAGCAAGCCTTGTCATCGATCAGGATCTTCAAGCTCGCTTTTTGCTCGAACATTATTCGGACCTCGTTCCAACAGAAGGACCGAATCAGATCAAACATGACTTGACGGGATGGTTGATCGACCAGGCAATCACGTCTTCCGTTGAGACAATCATCTTATGTAATGCCAACACCACGCGGATTGGTCGGAAACAATTATTAGATCCATTCTCCCGTTCGACGTTCCGCTCGATCCTCGTCTGGTTCGATTTACCCGAAGCCACTTTTTTAAACCGACTGACTCACTCCAAACGCGATGGACGAGAAATTCGTGGCGACTCGTCGTACTACGACATCTATCAGCGGCAACGAATCGAGCCGCCAGTTACAGGTGAAGCGGACCAAATCGTTCGTCTTCGTTCGACGGAAGACGTTGACACATTCCTCGATCATGTCACGAATCCGACGCTTGATGCACTCTTCGATGCGGTGTCGACTGATTGA
- a CDS encoding phosphotransferase, with protein sequence MSEEQRLTGGNVSAVYQKGEHVYRLQKENSNNVQRLLCHLEAKRLSGVPRFVGIDEQNREILTFLPGETADYPLKAYMWHDDVLDDVAHLMRQYHDATVDFDVSPDWAPLLNTPTPHEVICHNDFAVYNTIFQDQKLSGVIDFDLAAPGPRAWDIVYTLYTFVPLSSRRQAPDGSVLAYSPEQDDTRFAKRVSRFLDAYGYEGPRSELRSMLLLRVEALYLLIDQRAADGDAAFIKMKEEGHDTHYRAEYRFIAEHGEKWFIDKSSIT encoded by the coding sequence ATGTCTGAAGAACAACGATTGACCGGCGGAAATGTCTCCGCTGTCTATCAAAAAGGTGAGCATGTCTATCGCTTACAAAAGGAGAACAGCAACAACGTCCAACGGTTATTATGCCACTTAGAAGCGAAACGCCTATCCGGTGTTCCGCGTTTCGTCGGCATCGACGAACAAAATCGAGAGATCCTGACCTTCCTCCCTGGCGAAACGGCCGATTATCCGCTAAAAGCATACATGTGGCATGACGACGTATTGGACGATGTTGCGCATCTGATGCGCCAGTATCATGACGCAACAGTCGACTTCGACGTCTCACCGGACTGGGCACCGTTGCTCAATACCCCGACTCCGCACGAAGTCATCTGCCACAACGATTTTGCCGTCTACAATACGATTTTTCAGGATCAAAAACTGAGTGGCGTGATTGACTTTGACCTCGCAGCACCCGGTCCACGTGCTTGGGATATCGTCTACACGCTCTATACGTTCGTTCCGCTTAGCAGCAGACGACAAGCACCTGACGGATCCGTTCTTGCTTATTCACCAGAGCAAGATGACACACGTTTCGCCAAGCGAGTGAGTCGGTTCCTTGATGCGTATGGCTATGAAGGACCGCGTTCCGAACTGCGATCCATGTTATTGTTACGCGTCGAAGCCCTCTATCTATTAATTGATCAAAGAGCTGCGGATGGTGATGCTGCCTTCATCAAGATGAAAGAAGAAGGTCACGACACACATTACCGCGCGGAATACCGTTTCATCGCGGAACATGGGGAGAAGTGGTTCATCGATAAATCTTCGATAACATAA
- a CDS encoding DUF2268 domain-containing protein, with translation MKKSLIFFLTAPVLLLSACTEVQKTSQPTTQLMSKSEKIQSESIKIDDESKLNIVFLYEPYKKYLQASLKNNDPEIDKKNYAKYVLSYIDEVGEKEQFATADLKGSLMLQSTVYEQELLDKIENLMKQQDNIKKIIQKKFIASHKILPKKKSTIIVAPINPESSLDIQPMKGVTGAAYKDAFILYLDPNYDQDVLAYTTAHEYHHLVLMDTPDFSLNTTLNSVIVEGKADAFAERIVKDVSTPWNVDMDEATKKHVVHLVNSHEVSQLDFVVGNEQKEIPRWSNYMLGRDILNHYFELHPDQSIADWTYTNQTDILKGYKYQKILEQ, from the coding sequence TTGAAAAAATCACTGATATTTTTTTTAACTGCTCCCGTTCTGCTTTTATCCGCTTGTACAGAAGTGCAAAAGACATCACAGCCTACTACTCAACTGATGTCAAAGAGTGAAAAAATACAATCCGAATCAATAAAAATTGATGACGAAAGTAAATTGAACATTGTTTTTCTCTATGAACCGTACAAAAAATATCTACAGGCGTCTTTAAAAAACAATGATCCTGAAATAGATAAAAAGAATTATGCGAAGTATGTCTTAAGCTATATCGACGAAGTCGGGGAAAAGGAGCAGTTCGCGACAGCCGACTTAAAAGGTTCTCTGATGTTGCAATCAACCGTATACGAACAAGAGCTACTCGATAAAATCGAGAACTTGATGAAACAACAGGATAACATTAAAAAAATCATCCAAAAAAAATTCATCGCTTCACATAAGATCCTTCCTAAAAAGAAAAGTACTATTATTGTCGCTCCCATTAACCCTGAATCTTCTCTCGATATCCAGCCGATGAAAGGTGTTACTGGAGCCGCCTATAAAGATGCTTTCATTCTCTACCTGGATCCAAACTACGATCAAGATGTCTTAGCATATACGACGGCACATGAATATCATCACTTAGTCCTCATGGATACACCCGATTTTAGTTTAAATACGACTCTTAATTCCGTCATTGTCGAAGGAAAGGCAGATGCCTTTGCCGAGCGAATCGTCAAAGACGTTTCCACTCCTTGGAATGTGGATATGGATGAAGCAACAAAGAAACATGTCGTGCATCTCGTCAACAGCCATGAAGTATCACAACTCGACTTCGTTGTAGGTAACGAACAAAAAGAGATTCCTCGCTGGAGTAACTACATGTTAGGGCGTGATATCCTCAATCATTATTTTGAGTTGCATCCAGATCAGTCCATTGCTGACTGGACCTATACGAATCAAACAGATATCTTAAAAGGATACAAGTATCAAAAGATTCTTGAACAATGA
- a CDS encoding HAMP domain-containing sensor histidine kinase, with protein MKRFIRSISGRFFVILFGLLLLPLLLPFIMTVWFQFQEVDQDLNNQLQQRTDQIERLMQDQNLSFAEASQYMDQSLIQTTQYTSLNQVQSLSSSERDQLQQKGEITIDGTWLEPSQYIRQTETGYLVSTPIAGQRILDGLRTSAGIGIVITIGVAFILTWLAVTLVTRRIRSISEAAIEVTNGNYDVSIKEGGNDEVALLVENFNHMTEALRRNDHLAKDLVASISHELKTPIASIQGFSRLLQTEENSDKRQQYLTIMEQESTRLSRLTSNLVRLSRLDHQTIIERKWYRLDEQLRTCLLLLERQWTEKSLRLELHLPEVFVEWEEELMQHVWLNLLENAIRFSPESGVLEVTLSEGKNIRVTIRDEGPGIAEPDLPYVFDRFYQGEQSRANEGHGLGLSIVKRIIDLHDGELTIRNQSEQGAIVTVTLTAHETRE; from the coding sequence GTGAAACGCTTCATCCGCTCGATCTCCGGTCGCTTTTTCGTCATCCTCTTCGGTTTATTGTTACTACCACTGCTGTTACCGTTCATCATGACGGTCTGGTTCCAGTTCCAAGAAGTCGATCAAGACCTAAATAATCAATTGCAACAACGAACGGATCAGATTGAACGATTGATGCAAGACCAAAATCTGTCGTTCGCTGAGGCGAGTCAGTACATGGATCAGTCTTTGATTCAAACGACACAATACACGTCGCTCAATCAAGTACAATCATTATCGTCGTCAGAACGTGACCAGTTACAGCAAAAAGGAGAAATTACGATCGATGGGACGTGGCTCGAACCGTCGCAATACATTCGCCAGACGGAGACAGGATATCTCGTCTCGACACCGATTGCCGGACAACGCATCCTTGACGGATTACGAACGTCAGCTGGGATCGGTATCGTCATCACGATCGGCGTCGCCTTCATCCTGACCTGGCTCGCTGTCACGCTCGTGACACGACGGATTCGTAGCATCAGTGAAGCGGCGATTGAAGTGACGAACGGGAACTATGATGTCTCGATCAAGGAAGGTGGAAATGATGAGGTCGCACTCCTCGTTGAAAACTTCAACCACATGACCGAAGCACTGCGACGAAACGACCATCTCGCAAAAGATCTCGTCGCCTCGATCTCGCATGAGCTGAAGACACCGATTGCTTCGATTCAAGGATTTTCTAGGTTGTTACAGACAGAAGAAAATTCGGATAAACGGCAGCAGTACTTGACGATCATGGAGCAAGAGAGCACCCGTCTATCACGCTTGACGTCGAATCTCGTTCGCTTATCGCGGCTTGATCATCAGACGATCATCGAGCGGAAATGGTATCGCCTTGATGAACAACTTCGAACATGTCTTTTACTACTGGAACGACAGTGGACGGAGAAATCACTTCGACTGGAGCTTCATTTACCAGAAGTGTTCGTCGAGTGGGAAGAGGAACTGATGCAGCACGTCTGGCTCAATCTGCTTGAGAACGCGATTCGGTTTTCGCCGGAATCGGGAGTGTTAGAAGTGACCTTAAGTGAAGGAAAGAACATTCGTGTCACGATCCGCGATGAAGGACCGGGAATCGCAGAACCGGACTTACCGTACGTGTTCGATCGCTTTTATCAAGGCGAACAGTCACGAGCGAATGAAGGACATGGTCTTGGATTATCGATCGTTAAACGAATCATTGATTTACATGACGGTGAGTTAACGATTAGGAATCAGTCGGAGCAAGGCGCAATCGTGACCGTTACGTTAACGGCGCACGAGACGCGTGAATGA
- a CDS encoding response regulator transcription factor codes for MVTILIAEDDRNVRLLLGETLRSAGFTVIESRDGKDALDQLDQQHVDLVVTDVMMPHVSGIELVELLRESGYEQPVLMLTVLDSFQDKEAGFTTGADDYMVKPVDLDELLLRIRALLRRSKIVAAQELIVGALQLRMTDATVVTPHGEIPLPQKEFQLLYRLLAHPKQIFTRQQLMDEIWGYDVESDSRTVDVHIKRLRDKFSAYDDFTIETVWGLGYKGVIQ; via the coding sequence ATGGTAACGATTTTGATTGCCGAAGATGACCGGAATGTCCGTCTACTATTGGGCGAGACACTCCGGTCCGCCGGCTTTACGGTGATTGAATCGAGAGACGGGAAAGACGCACTCGACCAACTGGATCAACAACACGTCGATCTCGTCGTAACGGATGTGATGATGCCGCACGTTTCAGGGATCGAACTGGTTGAGCTGCTGCGTGAATCAGGATACGAACAACCTGTCTTGATGCTGACGGTTCTGGATTCCTTTCAGGATAAGGAAGCCGGGTTCACGACCGGTGCTGATGATTATATGGTCAAGCCGGTTGATTTGGACGAACTGTTACTGCGGATCCGAGCGTTGTTACGCCGGTCAAAGATCGTAGCAGCGCAAGAATTAATCGTGGGTGCCCTGCAACTACGGATGACGGACGCGACGGTCGTAACGCCTCATGGTGAGATACCGTTACCACAAAAGGAGTTTCAACTGCTCTATCGCTTGCTCGCACATCCGAAGCAGATTTTTACGCGTCAGCAGTTGATGGACGAGATTTGGGGATATGATGTCGAGAGCGACAGTCGGACGGTCGATGTCCACATCAAGCGGTTGCGTGACAAGTTCAGCGCCTATGATGATTTTACGATCGAGACGGTCTGGGGACTCGGTTATAAGGGAGTGATCCAGTGA
- a CDS encoding ABC transporter permease, with protein sequence MIRETLRMAWSNIWHHKMRSFLTTLGVIIGVASIIALISIVNGATASINEEVASFGANKLTVQTTETPLKEGLSPAQLEELNTIKGTRGVSPTVSTVRDLRVENHILDQVTIEGRNHIYYRESEDVPQGRGIVISDVKQQTHVAVVSPSVARTLYPGQVAIGKTIQLDGLNYQIVGVSDADGDQIVIPYTTVLRTLGVTAVKQVDIFKTDAADVATVKRDVTAKLYQFYNGRDDTYDVVSLDEALDSIDQINTMLSLLLTGIASISLIVGGIGIMNMMLVSVTERTTEIGLRKALGAKPRTIRLQFLLESILLSLMGGVIGILVGAMLAFGVSLMISTPFTLSVSTILLAAGFSIGVGVLFGYMPARKASRLNPIEALRNV encoded by the coding sequence ATGATTCGCGAAACGTTACGGATGGCATGGTCGAATATCTGGCATCATAAGATGCGGTCGTTCTTGACGACGCTTGGTGTCATCATCGGTGTCGCATCGATCATCGCCTTGATTTCGATCGTCAACGGCGCGACGGCCTCAATTAATGAAGAGGTCGCGTCGTTCGGTGCCAATAAATTAACGGTCCAAACGACAGAGACGCCGTTGAAAGAAGGATTATCACCTGCACAACTGGAAGAGTTAAACACGATTAAAGGAACACGCGGTGTCTCACCGACCGTTTCGACGGTCCGGGACCTCCGTGTTGAAAATCATATACTCGACCAGGTGACGATCGAAGGGCGAAATCACATCTATTACCGGGAATCTGAAGATGTCCCGCAAGGACGCGGCATCGTCATCAGTGATGTGAAACAACAGACACACGTCGCCGTCGTCAGTCCATCCGTCGCCCGAACACTCTATCCGGGTCAGGTCGCGATCGGTAAGACGATCCAGCTCGATGGACTCAATTACCAGATCGTCGGTGTCAGTGACGCGGATGGCGATCAAATCGTCATTCCTTATACGACGGTCCTACGGACGCTTGGGGTGACAGCCGTTAAGCAAGTGGATATCTTCAAGACGGACGCAGCTGACGTCGCGACCGTCAAACGGGATGTCACGGCAAAGCTGTACCAGTTCTATAACGGACGCGACGATACGTATGACGTTGTCAGCTTGGATGAAGCCCTCGATTCGATTGACCAAATCAATACGATGCTCTCGCTCTTGTTGACGGGTATTGCGTCGATTTCCTTGATCGTCGGTGGGATCGGCATCATGAATATGATGCTCGTCTCGGTCACGGAACGAACGACAGAGATTGGCTTACGAAAAGCACTCGGTGCGAAACCACGTACGATCCGCCTTCAGTTCCTCTTGGAATCGATTCTGCTGTCCTTGATGGGTGGAGTGATCGGCATTCTTGTCGGAGCGATGCTCGCATTTGGCGTCAGTCTGATGATCAGTACACCGTTCACACTCTCCGTGAGCACGATTCTGCTTGCCGCCGGATTCTCGATCGGTGTCGGTGTCTTGTTCGGTTATATGCCAGCGCGAAAGGCATCTCGTTTGAATCCGATCGAAGCCTTACGAAATGTTTAA
- a CDS encoding ABC transporter ATP-binding protein, whose amino-acid sequence MPVVDLQEIQKAYGEGTNRHIVLDRVSLTIEAGEYVTILGPSGSGKSTLMNIIGCLDVASNGVYRLQEQLVHDLSEDQLAMIRNEEIGFIFQQFQLLPRMSVLQNVELPLIYAGVSRKERRARSLELLERVGLTDKADALPSQLSGGQQQRVAIARALVTRPTILLADEPTGALDQKTGKQIMELFESLSEEGKTIIMITHDVNIAKQARRIIRIEDGQVTEVTT is encoded by the coding sequence ATGCCGGTCGTTGACTTGCAAGAAATCCAAAAAGCTTACGGCGAAGGAACCAATCGTCACATCGTCCTCGATCGAGTATCGCTGACGATCGAGGCTGGTGAATATGTAACGATCCTCGGACCTTCGGGTTCAGGAAAATCAACGCTGATGAATATCATCGGATGCCTCGATGTCGCTTCAAACGGCGTCTATCGTTTGCAGGAGCAGCTCGTCCACGATCTATCCGAGGATCAGCTAGCAATGATTCGCAACGAAGAAATTGGCTTCATCTTTCAACAGTTCCAGTTGCTACCGCGCATGAGCGTCTTACAAAACGTCGAATTACCGCTCATCTATGCCGGCGTCTCGCGCAAAGAGCGTCGCGCGCGATCGCTTGAGCTCCTGGAACGTGTCGGATTAACAGATAAAGCCGATGCCTTACCGAGTCAACTGTCCGGTGGTCAACAACAACGGGTTGCGATTGCCCGGGCGCTCGTGACGCGACCGACGATCTTACTCGCTGATGAGCCGACCGGAGCGCTCGATCAAAAGACAGGGAAACAAATCATGGAGTTGTTCGAGAGCCTCTCAGAGGAAGGGAAGACGATCATCATGATCACACACGATGTCAATATTGCTAAGCAAGCCCGCCGGATCATCCGGATCGAAGATGGTCAGGTGACGGAGGTGACGACATGA
- a CDS encoding efflux RND transporter periplasmic adaptor subunit: MKRTRKKWLWISGGVILVLLLIGSTLFLGRGEAQGTKEVVESKTLKTFFYFSGTLEAKDRQTVISDRDVRVTDVRFEEGDTVKSGQTIVSVEGGEDFKAPRSGQLVRLDVTEGEVYAPNTVLFVVADNKELIARLKIDEQDIERIEVEDTIELQTDASDKTIKGKVESISPEAVTENGSTYFNAKVSVPSSSNWLPGMTVEGRLPYQLAQDVPVLSLDVISYSKSDRPYVYVKKNGETTRQYIETGVTDGQDIEIKDGLSAGDEVFLPSEDGGSGLLPTPPGGAS, translated from the coding sequence ATGAAACGAACACGCAAGAAATGGTTATGGATCAGTGGAGGGGTCATCCTGGTACTCCTGTTAATCGGTTCCACGCTCTTTTTAGGACGAGGAGAGGCACAAGGAACGAAGGAGGTCGTCGAGTCAAAGACATTAAAAACATTCTTCTACTTCTCGGGCACGCTTGAAGCGAAAGATCGACAGACGGTCATCAGTGATCGTGATGTCCGTGTCACCGACGTTCGATTTGAAGAAGGAGATACCGTTAAGTCGGGTCAAACGATCGTCAGCGTCGAAGGAGGAGAAGATTTCAAGGCACCTCGCTCTGGACAACTCGTTCGTCTTGACGTCACGGAAGGCGAAGTTTATGCCCCGAATACTGTCCTCTTCGTTGTTGCAGACAACAAAGAGTTGATCGCTCGTCTGAAAATTGATGAACAAGATATCGAACGGATTGAAGTTGAAGATACGATTGAACTACAGACGGATGCATCTGATAAAACCATCAAAGGGAAGGTCGAATCGATTAGTCCGGAAGCTGTGACGGAAAATGGAAGTACGTATTTCAATGCAAAGGTATCGGTACCGAGCTCGTCAAACTGGTTACCCGGCATGACGGTCGAGGGACGTTTACCATATCAACTCGCACAAGATGTACCTGTCTTATCGCTCGATGTCATTTCGTATTCGAAGTCGGATCGTCCGTATGTATATGTGAAAAAAAACGGGGAAACGACTCGTCAATACATCGAGACGGGCGTGACGGACGGACAGGATATTGAAATCAAGGACGGATTGTCCGCCGGAGACGAAGTCTTCCTGCCGAGTGAAGACGGTGGTTCCGGTCTTCTTCCGACTCCACCAGGAGGTGCGTCCTGA
- a CDS encoding ABC transporter ATP-binding protein: MDITFQDISHTFERSGVRTDVLHQLNGQFSQSEVTALVGPSGSGKSTFLSLLGSLDRPTSGQILYDGQDITSWKNKRLSQFRSQEIGFIFQQFHLLPALTVSENLKVALLKQKTSFNQDDRILELLERVGLDDKRNALPAQLSGGQQQRVAIARALLHHPQWILADEPTGNLDSVTGDAIFELLLELHREAKCGVLFVTHDLELAERADRILFMQDGRIVEDRRKRTVQSV; encoded by the coding sequence ATGGATATTACCTTTCAAGATATTTCGCATACATTTGAACGAAGCGGTGTCCGGACCGATGTCTTGCATCAACTAAACGGTCAGTTTTCGCAAAGTGAGGTGACGGCACTCGTCGGTCCATCCGGGTCTGGAAAATCAACGTTCCTGAGTCTCCTTGGTTCGCTTGATCGTCCGACGTCCGGGCAGATCCTCTATGACGGGCAGGACATCACGTCTTGGAAGAACAAACGGTTATCGCAATTCCGCTCGCAAGAGATCGGCTTCATCTTCCAGCAGTTTCACTTATTACCGGCACTGACGGTGTCCGAGAACTTAAAGGTCGCCTTATTAAAGCAAAAGACCTCTTTCAATCAAGATGATCGGATTCTCGAGCTGCTCGAACGGGTTGGACTCGACGATAAACGGAATGCTTTACCGGCTCAATTATCCGGTGGACAACAACAACGGGTGGCGATCGCCCGTGCCCTGCTTCATCATCCGCAATGGATTCTCGCGGACGAGCCGACCGGTAATCTCGATTCCGTGACCGGTGACGCAATCTTCGAGTTGTTACTAGAGCTGCATCGTGAAGCTAAATGTGGCGTTTTATTTGTCACACACGACCTAGAACTCGCCGAACGTGCCGACCGGATTCTCTTCATGCAGGACGGACGAATCGTTGAAGATCGCCGGAAGCGCACGGTGCAAAGTGTCTAA